A window from Streptomyces sp. NBC_00299 encodes these proteins:
- a CDS encoding cysteine desulfurase/sulfurtransferase TusA family protein yields MSYFDAASSAPLHPVARQALVASLDEGWADPARLYREGRRARMLLDAAREAAAEAVGCRADELVFTSSGTKAVHSGVAGVLAGRRRAGRHLIVSAVEHSSVLHAADAHEGGGGTVTQVAVDRAGAVGVRAYADALRPDTALACLQSANHEVGTEQPVAEVAALCQEAGVPLLVDAAQSLGWGRVEGAWSVLTGSAHKWGGPSGVGLLVVRKGVRFAAQGPADERESGRAPGFENIPAIVAAAASLRAVQAEAAHESVRLRELTERIRARVPQLVPDVEVVGDPGRRLPGIVTFSCLYVDGETLLHELDRAGFSVSSGSSCTSSTLTPSHVLKAMGVLSEGNVRVSLPVGTAEEDVERFLEVLPAAVAGVREKLGAPTPSTVVREDVLVVDALGKLCPLPVIELAKVIGEVPVGGTVRVLADDEAARLDIPAWCEMRGQEYVGEEPAERGTAYLVRRVA; encoded by the coding sequence GTGAGTTACTTCGACGCTGCTTCCAGTGCTCCGCTTCATCCCGTTGCCCGGCAGGCGCTTGTGGCCTCCCTTGATGAGGGGTGGGCCGATCCTGCCCGTCTCTACAGGGAAGGGCGGCGGGCGCGGATGTTGCTGGACGCCGCACGGGAGGCGGCTGCCGAGGCTGTGGGGTGCCGGGCCGACGAGTTGGTGTTCACCTCTTCGGGGACGAAAGCCGTCCACTCGGGTGTCGCCGGGGTGTTGGCGGGGCGGCGGCGCGCCGGACGCCACCTGATCGTGTCTGCGGTCGAACACTCCTCTGTGCTCCATGCGGCTGACGCGCACGAGGGCGGCGGGGGGACGGTCACTCAGGTGGCGGTGGATCGTGCGGGGGCGGTGGGCGTCCGGGCGTACGCGGATGCGCTTCGGCCGGACACCGCGCTGGCGTGTCTGCAGTCGGCCAACCACGAGGTGGGGACCGAGCAGCCGGTGGCCGAGGTGGCCGCCCTGTGCCAGGAGGCCGGGGTGCCGCTGCTGGTTGACGCGGCGCAGTCGCTGGGGTGGGGGCGCGTCGAGGGCGCCTGGTCGGTGTTGACCGGAAGTGCCCACAAGTGGGGTGGTCCGTCGGGGGTCGGGCTGCTTGTCGTGCGCAAGGGCGTGCGGTTCGCCGCGCAAGGGCCCGCGGACGAGCGGGAGTCGGGGCGGGCCCCCGGGTTCGAGAACATCCCGGCGATCGTCGCCGCGGCGGCCTCGCTGCGGGCCGTACAGGCGGAGGCGGCCCATGAGTCGGTACGGCTGCGGGAGCTGACGGAGCGGATCCGGGCGCGGGTGCCGCAGCTGGTGCCGGATGTGGAGGTGGTCGGTGATCCGGGACGGCGACTGCCCGGCATCGTCACCTTCTCCTGTCTCTATGTGGACGGGGAGACCCTGCTGCACGAGCTGGACCGGGCCGGGTTCTCGGTCTCCTCGGGCTCGTCCTGCACGAGCAGCACGCTGACTCCCAGCCATGTGCTGAAGGCGATGGGCGTGCTGAGCGAGGGGAACGTGCGGGTGTCCCTGCCGGTCGGGACGGCGGAGGAGGACGTCGAGCGGTTCCTGGAAGTGCTGCCGGCGGCGGTGGCCGGGGTCCGGGAGAAGCTGGGGGCGCCGACGCCCAGCACCGTCGTACGGGAGGACGTCCTGGTCGTGGACGCCCTCGGCAAGCTCTGTCCGCTCCCGGTCATCGAGCTGGCCAAGGTCATCGGCGAGGTACCGGTCGGCGGCACGGTCCGCGTCCTCGCCGACGACGAGGCGGCCCGCCTGGACATCCCGGCGTGGTGCGAGATGCGGGGCCAGGAGTACGTCGGTGAGGAGCCGGCGGAGCGAGGAACTGCGTACCTCGTCCGCCGGGTGGCCTGA
- a CDS encoding carbohydrate kinase family protein, which produces MRIAVTGSIATDHLMTFPGRFTDQFVADQLHTVSLSFLVDNLDVRRGGVGANIAFGMGQLGTKPILVGAAGSDFDEYRAWLDRHGVDTGSVRISETLHTARFVCTTDADHNQIGSFYTGAMSEARQIELKTVADRVGALDLVLIGADDPEAMLRHTEECRSRAIPFAADFSQQIARMNGDEIRILLDGATYLFSNEYEKGLIESKTGWSDAEILSKVGHRVTTLGARGVRIERDGEDPIEVGCPEEERKADPTGVGDAFRAGFLSGLAWGVSLERAAQVGCMVATLVIETVGTQEYQLRRAHFMDRFTKAYGHDAGEEVRTHLG; this is translated from the coding sequence GTGCGCATCGCAGTCACCGGCTCCATCGCCACCGACCACCTCATGACCTTCCCCGGCCGCTTCACCGACCAGTTCGTCGCGGACCAGTTGCACACGGTCTCGCTGTCCTTCCTGGTCGACAACCTGGACGTACGCCGGGGCGGCGTAGGCGCGAACATCGCCTTCGGCATGGGTCAGCTGGGCACGAAGCCGATCCTCGTCGGCGCCGCGGGCTCCGACTTCGACGAGTACCGGGCCTGGCTCGACCGGCACGGTGTCGACACCGGGTCGGTCCGCATCTCAGAGACCCTGCACACCGCCCGTTTCGTCTGCACCACCGACGCCGACCACAACCAGATCGGCTCCTTCTACACCGGTGCGATGAGCGAGGCCCGCCAGATCGAGCTGAAGACCGTCGCGGACCGCGTGGGCGCCCTGGACCTGGTCCTCATCGGCGCCGACGACCCCGAGGCCATGCTCCGCCACACGGAGGAGTGCCGCTCCCGCGCGATCCCCTTCGCCGCCGACTTCTCCCAGCAGATCGCCCGCATGAACGGCGACGAGATCCGCATACTGCTGGACGGTGCGACGTACCTCTTCTCGAACGAGTACGAGAAGGGCCTCATCGAGTCCAAGACCGGCTGGAGCGACGCGGAGATCCTCTCCAAGGTCGGCCACCGCGTCACCACCCTCGGCGCGCGGGGCGTGCGCATCGAGCGGGACGGCGAGGACCCGATCGAGGTCGGCTGCCCCGAGGAGGAGCGCAAGGCCGACCCCACGGGTGTCGGCGACGCCTTCCGCGCCGGGTTCCTGTCGGGGCTGGCGTGGGGTGTGTCCCTGGAGCGCGCCGCGCAGGTCGGCTGCATGGTCGCGACGCTGGTCATCGAGACGGTGGGCACGCAGGAGTACCAGCTCCGCCGGGCACACTTCATGGACCGGTTCACCAAGGCGTACGGGCATGACGCGGGTGAAGAGGTCCGGACCCACCTGGGCTGA
- the qcrC gene encoding cytochrome bc1 complex diheme cytochrome c subunit, which produces MKKLSARRRHPLAAVVVLLLALACTGGVYAVFAPAGKAQAEETAQSLTIEEGKKLYAVGCASCHGTGGQGTSDGPSLVGVGAASVDFQVSTGRMPAATSQGAQVPKKKNIYSQAEIDQLAAYIASLGAGPAVPTEEQYGSEGADIGKGGELFRNNCAQCHNFTGKGGALTKGKYAPSLEGVDPKHIYEAMLTGPQNMPSFPDTTLSEQNKKDIIAYLHAVNSDETVNPGGLELGGLGPVSEGLFAWIFGLGALIAVAVWVAARTAKAKKS; this is translated from the coding sequence GTGAAAAAGCTCTCCGCACGACGACGCCATCCGCTGGCGGCGGTCGTCGTCCTACTCCTCGCGCTGGCGTGCACGGGAGGGGTGTACGCCGTGTTCGCGCCCGCGGGCAAGGCACAGGCCGAGGAAACCGCCCAGTCCCTCACCATCGAAGAGGGCAAGAAGCTCTACGCCGTCGGCTGCGCCAGCTGCCACGGAACCGGCGGTCAGGGCACCTCCGACGGTCCGAGCCTGGTGGGTGTCGGCGCCGCCTCCGTCGATTTCCAGGTTTCGACGGGCCGTATGCCGGCCGCCACCTCGCAGGGCGCCCAGGTCCCGAAGAAGAAGAACATCTACTCGCAGGCCGAGATCGACCAGCTCGCGGCGTACATCGCCTCGCTGGGCGCCGGTCCGGCCGTCCCGACCGAGGAGCAGTACGGCTCCGAGGGCGCGGACATCGGCAAGGGCGGCGAGCTCTTCCGCAACAACTGCGCCCAGTGCCACAATTTCACCGGCAAGGGCGGCGCGCTGACGAAGGGCAAGTACGCACCCAGCCTTGAGGGTGTCGACCCGAAGCACATCTACGAGGCCATGCTGACCGGCCCGCAGAACATGCCGTCGTTCCCCGACACCACGCTGTCGGAGCAGAACAAGAAGGACATCATCGCGTACCTGCACGCGGTCAACAGCGACGAGACGGTCAACCCGGGTGGTCTGGAGCTGGGCGGCCTCGGGCCGGTCAGTGAGGGCCTCTTCGCCTGGATCTTCGGGCTCGGTGCACTGATCGCGGTCGCCGTCTGGGTCGCCGCTCGGACCGCAAAGGCCAAGAAGTCATGA
- the ctaC gene encoding aa3-type cytochrome oxidase subunit II translates to MSPNGSDRSPRRPMRRKLLQAMTAGLVLATATGCSYNWEDFPRLGMPTPTTEEAPRILSLWQGSWAAALATGVLVWGLILWSTVFHRRSRTKVEVPPQTRYNMPIEALYTVVPLIIVSVLFYFTARDETKLLSLKDKPDLTVNVVGYQWSWAFNYVQPVDGSTGNAKTDKNLAAIPDRFKEDFPANAGGVYDAGTPGSRNPQTGNPGPTLWLPKGKTVRFVLTSRDVIHSFWVVPFLMKQDVIPGHTNAFEVTPNKEGTFLGKCAELCGVDHSRMLFNVKVVSPERYEQHLKDLAKKGQTGYVPAGIAQTSHEKNRETNNL, encoded by the coding sequence GTGAGTCCCAACGGCTCCGACCGCTCGCCGCGGCGCCCGATGCGGCGGAAGCTGCTGCAGGCAATGACTGCGGGCCTGGTCCTGGCTACAGCCACCGGTTGCTCGTACAACTGGGAGGACTTCCCCCGTCTTGGTATGCCCACCCCGACCACGGAAGAGGCTCCGCGGATCCTCTCCCTGTGGCAGGGGTCGTGGGCGGCCGCGCTCGCCACAGGCGTGCTGGTCTGGGGCCTGATCCTGTGGAGCACCGTCTTCCACCGGCGCAGCCGCACCAAGGTCGAAGTTCCTCCGCAGACCCGGTACAACATGCCGATCGAGGCGCTGTACACCGTGGTCCCGCTCATCATCGTCTCGGTGCTCTTCTACTTCACGGCCCGCGACGAGACGAAGCTGCTCAGCCTCAAGGACAAGCCCGACCTCACGGTCAACGTCGTGGGCTACCAGTGGAGCTGGGCCTTCAACTACGTCCAGCCCGTCGACGGTTCCACGGGCAACGCGAAGACCGACAAGAACCTGGCGGCCATTCCGGACCGGTTCAAGGAAGACTTCCCGGCGAACGCGGGCGGTGTCTACGACGCCGGTACCCCCGGCAGCCGGAACCCCCAGACGGGCAACCCCGGCCCCACCCTGTGGCTGCCCAAGGGCAAGACGGTCCGCTTCGTCCTCACCTCGCGTGACGTCATCCACTCCTTCTGGGTGGTGCCGTTCCTGATGAAGCAGGACGTCATCCCGGGCCACACCAACGCCTTCGAGGTGACCCCCAACAAGGAGGGCACCTTCCTGGGCAAGTGCGCCGAGCTGTGCGGCGTCGACCACTCCCGGATGCTGTTCAACGTGAAGGTCGTCTCCCCCGAGCGCTACGAGCAGCACCTCAAGGACCTCGCCAAGAAGGGGCAGACCGGTTACGTTCCCGCCGGCATCGCGCAGACGAGCCACGAGAAGAACCGGGAGACGAACAACCTGTGA
- the ctaE gene encoding aa3-type cytochrome oxidase subunit III, with protein MSVVATATTVDKGHAHPSVNRPNLTSVGTIIWLSSELMFFAALFAMYFTLRSVTGPDFWHEKADALNFPFSATNTTILVLSSLTCQLGVFAAERGDVKKLRGWFIVTFIMGAIFIGGQVYEYTELVKHEGLSLSSDPYGSVFYLTTGFHGLHVTGGLIAFLLVLGRTYAAKRFTHEQATAAIVVSYYWHFVDVVWIGLFATIYMIK; from the coding sequence ATGTCGGTCGTGGCGACAGCAACGACAGTAGACAAGGGTCACGCGCACCCGTCGGTCAACCGACCGAACCTCACCAGCGTCGGAACCATCATCTGGTTGAGTTCCGAGCTGATGTTCTTCGCGGCCCTCTTCGCGATGTACTTCACCCTGCGATCGGTGACCGGTCCGGACTTCTGGCATGAGAAGGCCGACGCCCTGAACTTCCCGTTCTCGGCGACGAACACCACGATCCTGGTGCTTTCCTCCCTCACCTGCCAGCTCGGCGTCTTCGCCGCCGAGCGCGGTGACGTGAAGAAGCTCCGGGGCTGGTTCATCGTCACCTTCATCATGGGTGCGATCTTCATCGGCGGTCAGGTGTACGAGTACACCGAGCTGGTCAAGCACGAGGGCCTCTCGCTCTCGTCCGACCCGTACGGCTCGGTCTTCTACCTGACCACCGGTTTCCACGGCCTGCACGTGACGGGCGGTCTGATCGCCTTCCTGCTGGTCCTCGGCCGCACCTACGCGGCCAAGAGGTTCACGCACGAGCAGGCGACCGCCGCGATCGTCGTGTCCTACTACTGGCACTTCGTCGATGTCGTCTGGATCGGCCTTTTCGCCACGATCTACATGATCAAGTAG
- the ctaD gene encoding aa3-type cytochrome oxidase subunit I gives MSILNEPQGAAAAEDSYENELPVRRRQPGNVVVKWLTTTDHKTIGTLYLVTSFAFFVIGGVMALIMRAELARPGLQIVSNEQFNQAFTMHGTIMLLMFATPLFAGFANWIMPLQIGAPDVAFPRLNMFAYWLYLFGSLIAVGGFLTPDGAADFGWFAYSPLSDAVRSPGIGADMWIMGLAFSGFGTILGSVNFITTIICMRAPGMTMFRMPIFVWNVLLTAVLVLLAFPVLAAALFALEADRKFGAHIFDSANGGALLWQHLFWFFGHPEVYIIALPFFGIISEVIPVFSRKPMFGYMGLIAATIAIAGLSVTVWAHHMYVTGGVLLPFFSFMTFLIAVPTGVKFFNWIGTMWKGSLSFETPMLWAVGFLITFTFGGLTGVILASPPMDFHVSDSYFVVAHFHYVVFGTVVFAMFSGFHFWWPKMTGKMLDERLGKMTFWTLFVGFHGTFLVQHWLGAEGMPRRYADYLAADGFTALNTISTISSFVLGASLLPFFYNVWKTAKYGKKVEVDDPWGYGRSLEWATSCPPPRHNFLTLPRIRSESPAFDLHHPEIAALDQLENAPHGEKALAGGKEAGK, from the coding sequence GTGAGCATCCTCAACGAACCCCAGGGTGCCGCGGCAGCTGAGGACTCGTACGAGAACGAGCTGCCGGTCCGGCGCAGGCAACCCGGCAACGTCGTGGTCAAGTGGCTCACCACCACCGACCACAAGACGATCGGAACGCTGTACCTCGTCACGTCGTTCGCGTTCTTCGTGATCGGTGGCGTGATGGCGCTCATCATGCGCGCCGAGCTCGCCCGGCCCGGTCTGCAGATCGTGTCGAACGAGCAGTTCAACCAGGCGTTCACGATGCACGGCACGATCATGCTGCTGATGTTCGCGACGCCGCTGTTCGCCGGCTTCGCGAACTGGATCATGCCGCTGCAGATCGGCGCGCCGGACGTGGCGTTCCCGCGGCTGAACATGTTCGCCTACTGGCTGTACCTGTTCGGCTCGCTCATCGCGGTGGGCGGTTTCCTCACCCCGGACGGCGCGGCCGACTTCGGCTGGTTCGCCTACTCCCCGCTGTCGGACGCGGTCCGCAGCCCGGGTATCGGCGCCGACATGTGGATCATGGGTCTGGCCTTCTCCGGCTTCGGCACCATCCTCGGCTCGGTCAACTTCATCACCACGATCATCTGCATGCGCGCCCCCGGCATGACCATGTTCCGCATGCCGATCTTCGTGTGGAACGTGCTGCTGACGGCCGTCCTGGTCCTGCTCGCCTTCCCCGTCCTCGCTGCGGCGCTGTTCGCGCTGGAGGCGGACCGCAAGTTCGGCGCCCACATCTTCGACTCGGCCAACGGCGGGGCCCTGCTGTGGCAGCACCTCTTCTGGTTCTTCGGCCATCCAGAGGTGTACATCATCGCCCTGCCGTTCTTCGGAATCATTTCCGAAGTGATCCCGGTCTTCTCCCGTAAGCCGATGTTCGGCTACATGGGTCTGATCGCGGCGACCATCGCGATCGCGGGTCTGTCCGTGACGGTGTGGGCGCACCACATGTACGTCACAGGCGGCGTGCTGTTGCCGTTCTTCTCCTTCATGACGTTCCTCATCGCCGTACCAACCGGCGTGAAGTTCTTCAACTGGATCGGAACGATGTGGAAGGGCTCGTTGTCCTTCGAGACACCGATGCTCTGGGCGGTCGGCTTCCTGATCACCTTCACCTTCGGTGGTCTGACCGGTGTCATCCTGGCCTCGCCGCCGATGGACTTCCACGTGTCCGACTCGTACTTCGTGGTGGCGCACTTCCACTACGTCGTCTTCGGCACCGTCGTCTTCGCGATGTTCTCCGGCTTCCACTTCTGGTGGCCGAAGATGACCGGCAAGATGCTCGACGAGCGCCTCGGCAAGATGACCTTCTGGACGCTGTTCGTCGGCTTCCACGGCACGTTCCTGGTGCAGCACTGGCTCGGTGCCGAGGGCATGCCGCGTCGTTACGCGGACTACCTCGCGGCCGACGGCTTCACCGCCCTGAACACGATCTCGACGATCAGCTCGTTCGTGCTCGGCGCGTCGCTGCTGCCGTTCTTCTACAACGTGTGGAAGACCGCCAAGTACGGCAAGAAGGTCGAGGTCGACGACCCGTGGGGCTACGGCCGCTCGCTGGAGTGGGCGACGTCCTGCCCGCCGCCGCGGCACAACTTCCTCACTCTGCCGCGGATCCGTTCCGAATCCCCGGCGTTCGACCTGCATCACCCTGAGATCGCCGCTCTCGACCAGCTCGAGAACGCCCCTCACGGTGAGAAGGCTCTGGCTGGTGGCAAGGAGGCCGGCAAGTGA
- a CDS encoding cytochrome c oxidase subunit 4, translating into MKTQGTMFTWLSVFILAMAVVYGVWSKEPAGTTALFLAFALCIMIGFYLGFTARRIDAGAQDNKEADVADDAGEVGFFSPHSWQPLSLAIGGALAFLSIAIGWWLMYFSAPLILVGIWGWVFEYYRGENRTQ; encoded by the coding sequence GTGAAGACTCAGGGCACGATGTTCACCTGGCTGAGCGTCTTCATCCTCGCCATGGCGGTCGTCTACGGCGTTTGGTCGAAGGAGCCGGCCGGTACCACGGCCCTCTTCCTGGCCTTCGCTCTGTGCATCATGATCGGCTTCTACCTGGGCTTCACGGCCCGGCGGATCGACGCGGGTGCGCAGGACAACAAGGAAGCGGACGTGGCGGACGACGCCGGCGAGGTCGGGTTCTTCAGCCCGCACAGCTGGCAGCCGCTCTCCCTCGCGATCGGAGGCGCACTCGCCTTCCTGTCGATCGCGATCGGCTGGTGGCTGATGTACTTCTCGGCGCCGCTGATCCTGGTCGGCATCTGGGGCTGGGTCTTCGAGTACTACCGCGGTGAGAACCGCACCCAGTAA
- a CDS encoding L,D-transpeptidase: MSRKPSKGSVIGCTLLLIALGASAAGCSSDGNPLSAEPYDAADQIAFNGPAGDGEKADPDKPLEVTAEDSDGRITDVTARDAAGRYVAGELSADGTRWHSTSPLAANARYTVRVSTEDEDGAPGRKVLAFDTSKPTSKKHLTVTFGPKTGTYGVGQPVTAELSQPIKDRNQRAIVERALKVDSAPAVEGNWHWVDDKKLHYRPKEFWPANATIQARSNLDGIKVSDRLWGGKAKPLRINTGDQVIAVTDAASHQLTLYRNGEEVRSVPVTTGKPGFETRNGVKVVLGKEYFVRMRGTSIGIAEGSAESYDLPVYYATRVTWSGEYVHAAPWSVGSQGSANVSHGCTGMSTANAEWFFDNVREGDIVKVINSYGNTMEPFGNGFGDWNLEWQNWRNGSALVGGTPDGPSPSERARLRPQSV, encoded by the coding sequence ATGAGCAGAAAACCGAGCAAGGGCTCCGTCATAGGCTGCACGCTCCTGCTGATCGCGCTCGGCGCGAGCGCCGCCGGCTGCAGCAGCGACGGCAACCCGCTGTCCGCCGAGCCGTACGACGCGGCGGACCAGATCGCCTTCAACGGCCCCGCGGGCGACGGCGAGAAGGCCGACCCCGACAAGCCCCTGGAAGTCACCGCTGAGGATTCCGACGGCCGTATCACGGACGTCACCGCCAGGGACGCCGCAGGACGCTACGTCGCGGGCGAACTCTCCGCCGACGGCACCCGCTGGCACAGCACCTCTCCGCTCGCCGCCAACGCCCGCTACACGGTCCGCGTGAGCACCGAGGACGAGGACGGCGCCCCCGGCCGCAAGGTCCTCGCCTTCGACACCAGCAAGCCGACCAGCAAGAAGCACCTGACGGTGACGTTCGGCCCCAAGACCGGTACCTACGGCGTCGGCCAGCCCGTCACGGCCGAACTGAGCCAGCCCATCAAGGACCGGAACCAGCGGGCGATAGTCGAGCGGGCCCTCAAGGTCGACTCCGCGCCCGCCGTCGAGGGCAACTGGCACTGGGTGGACGACAAGAAACTCCACTACCGCCCCAAGGAGTTCTGGCCCGCGAACGCCACCATCCAGGCCCGCAGCAACCTGGACGGCATCAAGGTCAGCGACCGCCTCTGGGGCGGCAAGGCCAAGCCGCTGCGCATCAACACGGGCGACCAGGTCATTGCCGTCACGGACGCCGCGTCCCACCAGCTGACGCTCTACCGCAACGGCGAGGAGGTCAGGTCCGTACCGGTCACGACCGGCAAGCCCGGCTTCGAGACCCGCAACGGCGTCAAGGTCGTACTGGGCAAGGAGTACTTCGTACGCATGCGCGGCACGAGCATCGGCATAGCCGAAGGCTCCGCGGAGTCCTACGACCTACCGGTTTACTACGCCACCCGGGTGACCTGGAGCGGCGAATACGTCCACGCCGCCCCCTGGTCGGTCGGCTCCCAGGGCTCCGCCAATGTCAGCCACGGCTGCACCGGCATGAGCACCGCCAACGCCGAGTGGTTCTTCGACAATGTCCGCGAGGGCGACATCGTCAAGGTCATCAACTCGTACGGCAACACCATGGAACCGTTCGGCAACGGCTTCGGCGACTGGAACCTGGAGTGGCAGAACTGGCGCAACGGCAGCGCGCTGGTGGGCGGCACCCCGGACGGCCCCAGCCCGTCGGAACGGGCAAGGCTGAGGCCGCAGAGCGTCTGA
- the qcrA gene encoding cytochrome bc1 complex Rieske iron-sulfur subunit encodes MSSQDIPEENLPAEQDAHVAVADEKHPFADPGLPPHEHRIQDIDERAARRSERTVAMLFTASMLATVGFIASYVAIPHDKSIFVFPIGHLNALNFALGLTLGAALFCIGAGAVHWARTLMSDVEVADERHPIAAEPEVKAKVMADFKQGAKESALGRRKLIRNTMFGALALFPLSGVVLLRDLGPLPGTKLRHTLWSKGKLLVNMNTDEPLRPSDVAVGSLTFAKPEGLEEHDHDFQNEIAKAALMIVRIQPADIKDKRELEWSHEGIVAYSKICTHVGCPISLYEQQTHHVLCPCHQSTFDLSDGARVIFGPAGHALPQLRIGVNDEGYLEALGDFEEPVGPAFWERG; translated from the coding sequence ATGAGTAGCCAAGACATTCCAGAAGAGAACCTGCCCGCTGAGCAGGACGCCCACGTGGCGGTCGCGGACGAGAAGCACCCCTTCGCCGACCCCGGCCTGCCGCCCCACGAGCACCGGATCCAGGACATCGACGAGCGGGCCGCCCGGCGGTCCGAGCGCACGGTGGCCATGCTGTTCACGGCGTCGATGCTCGCCACCGTCGGCTTCATCGCGTCGTACGTCGCGATCCCGCACGACAAGTCGATCTTCGTCTTCCCGATCGGTCACCTCAACGCGCTGAACTTCGCGCTGGGTCTGACCCTCGGCGCGGCGCTGTTCTGCATCGGCGCGGGCGCGGTCCACTGGGCCCGCACCCTGATGTCCGACGTGGAGGTCGCCGACGAGCGCCACCCGATCGCTGCGGAGCCCGAGGTCAAGGCCAAGGTCATGGCCGACTTCAAGCAGGGCGCCAAGGAGTCCGCGCTGGGTCGCCGCAAGCTGATCCGCAACACGATGTTCGGAGCGCTGGCCCTGTTCCCGCTCTCCGGCGTCGTGCTGCTGCGTGACCTCGGCCCGCTGCCCGGGACCAAGCTGCGCCACACCCTGTGGTCCAAGGGCAAGCTGCTCGTCAACATGAACACCGACGAGCCGCTGCGTCCCTCGGACGTCGCGGTCGGCTCCCTCACCTTCGCCAAGCCGGAGGGCCTGGAGGAGCACGACCACGACTTCCAGAACGAGATCGCCAAGGCCGCCCTGATGATCGTCCGGATCCAGCCGGCCGACATCAAGGACAAGCGCGAGCTCGAGTGGTCGCACGAGGGCATCGTCGCGTACTCGAAGATCTGCACCCACGTCGGTTGCCCGATCTCCCTGTACGAGCAGCAGACGCACCACGTGCTCTGCCCCTGCCACCAGTCCACCTTCGACCTCTCCGACGGTGCCCGGGTGATCTTCGGCCCCGCCGGTCACGCCCTGCCGCAGCTGCGCATCGGCGTGAACGACGAGGGCTACCTCGAGGCGCTCGGCGACTTCGAAGAGCCCGTCGGTCCTGCATTCTGGGAGCGCGGATGA